A stretch of DNA from Leptospira barantonii:
ATCTTCTTTTTTTGCGAACAAAAAGGAAAGAATCAAAGAAAGAATGATGAATAGAATCGCCGTTACTCGAGTGGCCTTGGTCAGAACGTCCGCAGTGGAAGAACCGAAAACGGATTGGCTGGAGCCTCCTCCTAAAAGTCCTCCGCCCTTGCCGGTCTGAATCATAACGAGCAGTACCAGAAAGAGAGAAACAAAAACAAAAAGGGTTAGAATGACTCCGTTTAACATATCAGTTCCTGAAAAAAAATTGAATCCTTTGCCAGATTATGAAGTCTTCAAGGGGTGACAATTAAAATACTCTTCCCAGGGACGTTCGGATCGGGGTTTCAGCCGGTTTTAGAAAAGTCCCGCGTAGGAATCGATCTTCTGGCTCGCGCCTCCGACAAGTCCTCCGTCAATGTCCTTTTCCTTTAAGAGATCCTTAATATTGTCCGGTTTGACCGAACCTCCGTAAAGAATCGAAAGAGATTCCGCGACTGTGGAAGCTCCCACAAAAAGTCCCGCGACTTCCTTGCGGATAAACGCGTGCACTTCTTGAGCCTGCGCGGGGGTTGCAACCTTTCCGGTTCCGATCGCCCAGACGGGTTCGTATGCAAGAATCAAATTGGAGAATGAATTGCTTTCGATTCCTTTGAGACCTTCTCGGATTTGAGAACCGATGACCTCGAAGGTTCTGCCGGATTCTCTTTCGGCGAGAGTTTCTCCCACACAATACAGCGCGGTGAATCCGTTCTTCAAAAGAAAACGAACCTTCTCATTGCAGAAGGAACTGGATTCTCCCAAGAACTGTCTTCTTTCGGAGTGCCCGATCATCACGACCTTAACGCCGATCTCTTTCAGTTGGTCCGGGGAGGTTTCTCCGGTGAAAGCGGCAAGTCCTGAATGATAACAATTCTGCGCGCCCACGATCACTCCGGTTCCTTCTAAAAGTTTAGCTACGCTCGCCAAATGAAGAGTGGAAGGAAACACCATAGAAATTCTTTCTTTGGCTACGGATGGGATTTTGTCTTTGATCGATTGCGCCAGGGAAACGGCTTCCTTTTCGGAGAGATTCATTTTCCAATTTCCGGCGATCACTGTCTTGCGCATACTTCCTCGTTTATGGATAATTTCTGGTAAAGTTGGGAAGAGTTTGTACGAAAGCGCATTGGCTTCAAGGACTTTTTACGGGAAGGTTTGAGGCTACGTCGAAGAGAAACGTTATTTTTGAAACACTGAGGCTCCGGCTCCGTTGCTCCGTCGGAGGGGGACGCTATTTCTGAAAGGAAGTGAACTGAGTAAAAATCTTTTGTGAAATTGAAGTATCCATAAAGATCGCACTGTCGATTTGATATTTTCCGGATTGAGCTTGGTTCGGAATATGGGGGAAGGTGACGTTGGTTTCCAAAAACCAAAATTCTTTGCTCTGCGCTTTTGCGGAAATCGCGGTGGTTTCCAAACATTCCATCGCGAAAATTCCGTAATAGTTTCCGCCTTCGTCGAAGTAATACAGATCGGAATAAAAATAAGCGAAATCGTTTTGAGCGGCGACGCTTTGGATTTCCTCCGTGAATTTTTGAACCGCCTTTACGTTGCAACGGTTTTTGTTATCGACCACGGCACAGTTTTCGGTCAACGAAGAAGACGCGCTTTTTGTTCCGGAAAAATTCGCACGGAATTTCCATTGGACCGAAGGGATTTCACTACCGTCGCTCGCACGTTTAAAACCGGATGCGTTTGCGGAATACGGAAAGAGCAGACTGAATTCTCCCGGATCCTGCGATTCGAATTTTGCGGTTCTCGCGTTTGGAAACGAAACGGTTCCCGGAATCGAATTTCCTTGTTTCAAAATTTCTAATGTTCCGTTCGGATTTACGTCTTGTGAGAATCGAACTTCCAAAACCAATTTGGTGGTGGGGAGAATTTTCTGAACACGAATGTTTCCCGTTCCAAAGTTGTCTCCGATATAAGTGCAGGCTCCGTTGAACGATTTGGTTCCCAGGTCCGTCCAATCCAAGGAGAATGTCGCCGCATTTGTGGGAGAAACGGAAACGATCCCGTTTGGAAGAACGACGTCCGGAATTTCCGGGATTGGCGGTTGCGAAGAAGACGCTCCTTTTCTTCCGAAAAAATTCGATGCAACTCCGATCAATCCCAATGCGGTTTCGTCGTTTGATTCCGATTTTTGCGGATTGCAATCGGATATAAAAATCAAAAGTATAAGAATGAAAATGAACGTTGAATTTTTCATAAGAGATATCCTCTTCAAGCGTCGAACTCCGAAACGATCGGTCGCAAATCGATTTGAAAGGAACGACCGAAGTTCGATCCGCTTGAATCCAAGAACGATTTCGGAAATAAAATCTTTCAATTGAATTTCGGATTCTCGCCTAATTTACGTTCACTTGTGGGATGCGTAGATTTGAGTTTGTGGGCGGTGATGATGCGATTTGCACTTCGGAAATCTGATTTCGATATGAATTTAGAATATTCAATAATTCTAATTTATAAAACCGAATTGTATTTCTAAAAATAAAATTTGAAAAAGAGGGATTGGGTAGCTATTGCGCGTCCGCTGGGACGGCACACTTAAAAAGAAAAAACCGAACCCATCCTTTCGGATCGGATTCGGTTTTTATTCCGAAGCTGGGAGCTATAACAGCTTTTTAGAATGTTATTCTTTTTTAATCTTCGGCTTTTTTGAGAAGCGCTTCCACACCCGGAAGTTTTCTTCCTTCCATAAACTCGAGAGAAGCTCCTCCACCTGTGGAGATATGAGTGATCTTATCCGCAACGCCCGCCTTGTTGATCGCCGCGATGGAATCTCCCCCGCCAACGACCGTTTTAGCCTTGGACTTAGCGATCGCCTTTGCGATTGCCATCGTTCCGCCTGCGAATTTATCCATTTCAAAAACGCCCATCGGTCCGTTCCAAAGAATCGTTCCCGCGTTTTTGATGATCTTCTCGTAATTGGAAACGGTTTTGGAACCGATGTCCATTCCCATCCAACCTTCTAAGATTCCCATCTTGTCCACGGACTTTGTCTTCGCTTTTTCGCTAAACTGATCCGCGATGATATGATCCACCGGAAGTTGAAGATCGACCCCTGCAACACCCGCCTTTTCAATCAACTGGAAGGCCTGTACTTCGAATTCTTTTTCCACGAGAGAATTTCCGACCGGAATCGCTCTGGACTTCAGAAACGTATAAGCCATTCCTCCTCCGATCAAAAGATGATTCACCTTGTCGAAGAGATTGTTGAGAACCTTGATCTTAGAAGAAACCTTAGATCCGCCGATGATCGCAACAAACGGACGAGCCGGTTTTGAAAGAAGCGCGGAAAGTTCCACGATCTCTTTGTGCATCAAAAGTCCCGCGTAAGCAGGGAGAAGATGTGCGATTCCTTCCGTGGAAGAGTGCGCTCTGTGAGCGGCGCCGAATGCGTCGTTTACATAAACGTCCGCAAGAGCCGCGAGTTTTTTGGAAAAACCGGCTTCGTTCTCTTCCTCTTCCTTATGAAAACGAACGTTTTCGATCACGAGGATCTCTCCGTTTTTGAGTTCTTTGGAAAGTTTAACCGCTTCGTCGCCGATCACGGTTTTGGAAAAAAGAACGTTTGCCTGAACGAGTCCCTTGAAAACTTCCACGACCGGAGCCATGGAGAATTCAGGATTCACTTGTCCTTTCGGTCTTCCCAGGTGACTCGCGATGATCACTCTCGCCCCTTTTTTGAGAAGGAGCTCGATGGTCGGAAGAGTCTTTTCGATTCTGGTTTTGTCGGTGACCTTTCCGTTCTCAATCGGAACGTTAAAGTCCACTCTCAGGAAAACACGTTTTCCGGAAAGGTCGACGTTTTCGAGTCTAGGTAAATCCATGAATTAACCTTTCTTCGCCATGTAGCGAACGAGATCGAGAACTCGATTCGAGTAACCCATCTCGTTGTCATACCAGGAAACGAGTTTGAAGAATCTGGAATTGAGTTCGATACAAGCATCCATATCGAAGATGGAAGATAGAGTAGAACTTACGAAGTCGTTGGAAACTACCATGTCTTCGGTATAACCGAGAATTCCTTTCATGGAACCTTCGGAAGCTTCTTTCATCTTTGCGGAAATTTCTTTGAGAGAAGTTTCTTTCGTGGTTCTTACGGTTAAGTCCACAACCGAAACGTCGGGAGTCGGAACTCTAAAAGACATACCGGTCAATTTTCCGTTTACTTCCGGAATACAAAGTCCGACCGCTTTTGCCGCTCCGGTCGCCGCAGGAATGATGTTCTGCATAGCTCCTCTTCCTCCGCGGAAATCCTTTTTAGAAGGTCCGTCAACGGTAGGTTGAGTCGCGGTAGTCGCGTGAATTGTGGTCATCAGACCTTCTTCGATTCCGAAGTTGTCAAGGACCACTTTTGTGATCGGTGCGAGGCAGTTTGTAGTGCAAGACGCGTTTGATACGATGTGATCGGTTGCGGAGTTGTATTTCTCGTTGTTGACTCCCATTACGAAAGTAGGGATGTCCTTATCTTTTGCAGGAGCGGAGATCACCACTTTTTTCGCTCCGGCCTTGATGTGTTTTTCCGCACCGACTCTGTCCGTAAAAAGTCCTGTGGATTCGATTACGTAGTCCACTTTCAGATCTTTCCATGGAAGTTTTTCAGGGTCTCTTTCGGAAACGCAAAGGATTTTTTTTCCGTCTACGATGAGTTCTTTATCGGTATGTTCTACGGTTCCTTGGAATCTTCCGTGTGTGGAGTCGTATTTGAGGAGGTAGGCCAGGTTATCAGGAGTAACTAAATCATTGATTGCGACAAATTCCAGATTGGGGTCTTTGATTCCTGCACGGAAAACGAGTCTTCCGATTCTTCCAAATCCGTTGATGGCTATTCTGGTCATTTTCTTCCCTTTGTTGTTAAGATTTATCAAGATCTCCCGTTTGGAACGAACGCTCCAGAGGAGAATTTTTTAAGATTTGATTACAGTATTTTCACGGAACATTCTCTTGAAAATCCGTTTTTTGGGGAGAATTCGAACCGAATTAGGAAAAATGCCTTTGAAGGATTTCGTCGAGCATCGCGTTTGTGAGCGGTTTTGTTTTGAAATCCGACGGAGAACCGAAACCGCCGAACTTACTTTTGTCGTCCGGATTTTCGGAAGTGGTCAACATAACGACGATCATCTGGGCTTGAAGTTCCCGATCGAGCTGTTTGTATTCTTCCAAAAATTCCCAGCCGTTCATTCCGGGCATGTTGATGTCTAAAAAAATCAGATCGGGATGAGGACTCGGATTGTCCGCCTTGTTTTTTAAATAATCCAAGGCTTCTTGAGCGGATTGTTTGGCGATTACGGTTTCCGCGTAATTCCCTTTTCGAATCACTCTTTCATGAAAGAAGTTATCGTCCTTGTTGTCGTCTATGAGAAGGATACATTTTAATCTTGGATTTGTCATAAGTTGATCGTATTCGGAATATTGAAATAGAACGTACTTCCATTTTGCGGAGAAGATTCCACCCAGATCCGACCCCCGTGTAATTCTACGATTTTTTTGCAATGAGCCAAGCCGATTCCGTGGCCTTCGTATTCTTCCTTGATATGAAGTCTTTGAAAGATAAAAAAGATTCTATCCAGATGTTTGGAATCGATTCCGATTCCGTTGTCGTGAACCGAAAAGATCCAGAAGTTTTCTTCTCGTTTGCAACGAATTTCGATTTCCGGTTGAACTCCCGTCTTTGAAAACTTGATCGCGTTTGAAATCAAATTCTGAAACAGCTGTCTGAGTTCGATTTCATACACGTTGAGATTCGGAAGGTTGTCCGATTTGATCTTCGCGCCCGATTGAACGATCGCATTCTCCAGATCTGAAAAAACTTCCGAAAGAATTTGGTTTAAATCGGTGAAGTTTAGTTTTTGATCTCTTCCGATTCTCGCATACATAAGAAGAGCCTTAACAAGAACGCTCATTCTTTTGGTGGCTTGATCGATCGTTTTGAGATGTCTGGTCGCGTCTTCGTTGAAATCCTTTCCGTGATCCTCTTCCAAAATTTGAACGTAGTTTGACACGGTTCGAAGCGGTTCTTGTAAATCGTGGGAAGCTAAGAATGCGAACTGTTCCAGTTCCTTGTTTTTTACTTCGAGTTCGTTTTTGCGGATGAGAATTCCTTCCTGATTTTTTCTTTCCGTGATGTCTATGATCGACGCGAGAACCATCGGACCTTCGTCCGTGTCGATCGGATTCAAACCGATTTCGACTTGAACCTCGCTTCCGTTTTTTCTGCGCGCGAACAATTCTCTTCCGGCGCCCATCGATCGTACGGAAGGATTTTGGAAGAATTCGTTTCTTCGATCCGGATGATCGTGGCGGAAACGTTCCGGCAAAAGAATTTCCAATTTGACTCCGATCAATTCTTCCCTTTCGTATCCGAAAAGTTTTTCGGTTTGTTCGTTTACGAGTGAGATCGTTCCTTCCCAATTTACGAGAACCATCGCGTTCGGAGCGGATTCGACCACGAGTCTGAATCTTTGTTCCGCTTTTTTACGTTCGGTGATGTCGATGATCGAAGCGAGGACTAACGTTCCGTCAGCGGTTACGACCGGATTCAATCCGATTTCAACGGGGAATTCGATTCCGTTTTTTTTTAAACCGTAAAGATCTCTTCCCGCTCCCATCGGACGAACTTTCGGAGAATCAAAAAAAGAATTTCGAAATGTGGGATGATTTTTGCGATAACGAAAAGGAAGAAGTTCTTCCACGAGTTGTCCGATCAATTCGGTTCGATCGTATCCGAAAAGTTTTTCGGCTTCTTTGTTGATATAAACAATTTTTCCGTCCCGATTGAGCAATACGATCGCGTTCGGAACGGATTCCACCATCAATTGAAATGTAAGTTCGGAATGTTTCATCGTTACGGGAATCGGATCAAGGTATCAC
This window harbors:
- the tpiA gene encoding triose-phosphate isomerase — its product is MRKTVIAGNWKMNLSEKEAVSLAQSIKDKIPSVAKERISMVFPSTLHLASVAKLLEGTGVIVGAQNCYHSGLAAFTGETSPDQLKEIGVKVVMIGHSERRQFLGESSSFCNEKVRFLLKNGFTALYCVGETLAERESGRTFEVIGSQIREGLKGIESNSFSNLILAYEPVWAIGTGKVATPAQAQEVHAFIRKEVAGLFVGASTVAESLSILYGGSVKPDNIKDLLKEKDIDGGLVGGASQKIDSYAGLF
- the gap gene encoding type I glyceraldehyde-3-phosphate dehydrogenase, whose product is MTRIAINGFGRIGRLVFRAGIKDPNLEFVAINDLVTPDNLAYLLKYDSTHGRFQGTVEHTDKELIVDGKKILCVSERDPEKLPWKDLKVDYVIESTGLFTDRVGAEKHIKAGAKKVVISAPAKDKDIPTFVMGVNNEKYNSATDHIVSNASCTTNCLAPITKVVLDNFGIEEGLMTTIHATTATQPTVDGPSKKDFRGGRGAMQNIIPAATGAAKAVGLCIPEVNGKLTGMSFRVPTPDVSVVDLTVRTTKETSLKEISAKMKEASEGSMKGILGYTEDMVVSNDFVSSTLSSIFDMDACIELNSRFFKLVSWYDNEMGYSNRVLDLVRYMAKKG
- a CDS encoding phosphoglycerate kinase — its product is MDLPRLENVDLSGKRVFLRVDFNVPIENGKVTDKTRIEKTLPTIELLLKKGARVIIASHLGRPKGQVNPEFSMAPVVEVFKGLVQANVLFSKTVIGDEAVKLSKELKNGEILVIENVRFHKEEEENEAGFSKKLAALADVYVNDAFGAAHRAHSSTEGIAHLLPAYAGLLMHKEIVELSALLSKPARPFVAIIGGSKVSSKIKVLNNLFDKVNHLLIGGGMAYTFLKSRAIPVGNSLVEKEFEVQAFQLIEKAGVAGVDLQLPVDHIIADQFSEKAKTKSVDKMGILEGWMGMDIGSKTVSNYEKIIKNAGTILWNGPMGVFEMDKFAGGTMAIAKAIAKSKAKTVVGGGDSIAAINKAGVADKITHISTGGGASLEFMEGRKLPGVEALLKKAED
- a CDS encoding response regulator, encoding MTNPRLKCILLIDDNKDDNFFHERVIRKGNYAETVIAKQSAQEALDYLKNKADNPSPHPDLIFLDINMPGMNGWEFLEEYKQLDRELQAQMIVVMLTTSENPDDKSKFGGFGSPSDFKTKPLTNAMLDEILQRHFS
- the secG gene encoding preprotein translocase subunit SecG, giving the protein MLNGVILTLFVFVSLFLVLLVMIQTGKGGGLLGGGSSQSVFGSSTADVLTKATRVTAILFIILSLILSFLFAKKEDKLMPETTPVLSPAPEETKSETTTPTTTPAPATPAPTTNP
- a CDS encoding sensor histidine kinase, which encodes MVESVPNAIVLLNRDGKIVYINKEAEKLFGYDRTELIGQLVEELLPFRYRKNHPTFRNSFFDSPKVRPMGAGRDLYGLKKNGIEFPVEIGLNPVVTADGTLVLASIIDITERKKAEQRFRLVVESAPNAMVLVNWEGTISLVNEQTEKLFGYEREELIGVKLEILLPERFRHDHPDRRNEFFQNPSVRSMGAGRELFARRKNGSEVQVEIGLNPIDTDEGPMVLASIIDITERKNQEGILIRKNELEVKNKELEQFAFLASHDLQEPLRTVSNYVQILEEDHGKDFNEDATRHLKTIDQATKRMSVLVKALLMYARIGRDQKLNFTDLNQILSEVFSDLENAIVQSGAKIKSDNLPNLNVYEIELRQLFQNLISNAIKFSKTGVQPEIEIRCKREENFWIFSVHDNGIGIDSKHLDRIFFIFQRLHIKEEYEGHGIGLAHCKKIVELHGGRIWVESSPQNGSTFYFNIPNTINL